The sequence GAATAAAGTTAAAAAAAAATTTATAAAACGACCTGTAATCATCGAGGCTTATCAGACTGATAAGGAAATGGTGATTCATACTCTTGAAGGTGATATGAAAGCATCTCCAGGAGACTGGATTATAACAGGTGTAGAAGGGGAACAATACCCTTGCAAGCCGGATATTTTTGAAAAAACATATCAAAGAATTAATTAGTGGGTGGAGTGTCATTTGATTCTTCTTTCATAGTATTTATATTTTTCCACTGATTATTTTCCGATGATATGATATTTTCGATATTACGAATAAAAATATTTTCAATAGTTTCATCTTCTTTATTGTAAGGTGCAGATCCGGTTATATATAAATGCTTTTGATATCGAAGCATTTCACAGGTAGACCGGTATTGTATCCAATTTTCATGAAATTTGTAAAGCTTTGATACAGATTCAATTATTGCAATAATTGCTCCAAATAATCCTATAATAATGGATAGTTTTTTACAAGAAGATGTATATCCGGATAATAATGGTATAAGTGAAGCAAGTATAATTTCTATGATTTGCAGAAGCTTATACCATTTTTGTGCTTCTTGAGATTTTTTGTCATACCAGTTTATTTGGTCGTCTACTCGTTTTACGATGTATTCATTTATGTTCAATACAAATTCTCACTTCCTTTCTCTTTAGCTCACATCTAAGGGTAACCAACCCTTTATATATAAACGCCGTAGCGGTTATATCAATTAAAATTTTTTAGTCTCAATTCTATCAAACTTTTTTCATATCCGAAAAGACGTGATAGCTGAGAAGTTGTATATTCAAGATGTTCTTCTATATCTTCATCGCTTATAAGTAAATTCATAGCAAAAAGATTCGCTTCGTTTTCATATTTGTTTTTGACAAAGTGCGTTCTTGTATCCATGAATATTGCATTACTTTTCTTATGTAGGAATACATGTCCAAGTTCATGTGCAATCACAAACAATACCATGTGATCCGGAAGTCTATCGTCGACGTAAATTATATGATTACGCTGAAAGTAGTGATAGAAGCCACGAACACCTTCCAATGGATATCGTACTAAAATCATATCCATTTTCTCAACAATTTCGAGTGGATTTCTTGTGCCGTATTTTCGGACAATTTGATTCACTCGTTTTTTAATATCCATAAGTATCAATCCTTTTTATATTTTTTAGGTGTGTACTTTTCTTTGTTTTTCTGCTTAGCCATCTCCATTCCGATTTTCATGGCAGACAATATGGAATCAATCGCTTCCGGTGTAGCTGGGTCTCCGTCAAACATGAGACCATCTTGCTGAAGTAAGCTTTCCATATCATTCAACATTTCGGTTATTTCCTTAGTATCTCTTTTTGTTAAGACTGGTTTTTCTTCGATGCCATCATTTCCATAAAAATAGGATAAAGGAACTTCAAAATAGTCACATATTTTTTCGATTTTATCTTTTTTAGGTTCACTCTTGCCATTTTTCCAGTCTGAAAGAGTAGCTGTGGATATGCCAGTTTCTTTGTGAACCCTATATGGGGTCACATTATTTTGTTTTAAAAGTGTTTCAAATTTTTCATACATGTTAAGCCTCCAAAATAAAACGGAAAAATTTCATAAATCAGTATTGACTATGAAAGAAAACCGTGATATATTAGAGATACGAAAGAAAACCGTGATATAAAACGGATTTCGTATCTCGGAAATATGTTTTAATCTAGATGGTAACTTGACTATATCATATTTCCGATATATTTTCAATATTTTATCACGGAAAGGTGGTGCAAAAGTGTACAAAAAATTTGATGAATTATTATCAAAAACAAACAAAACAATTTATAGGGTTGCGAAAGATACTGGAATTGCAACAGCTACTTTATACGATTGGAGAGATGGGATAACCACTCCCAAATTGGATAAACTCAAAATCCTAGCCGATTATTTCGGCGTATCAATCAAATACTTCATAGAGCAGAATACCGGATTAGATGTCCAATAATACGGACAGAACAAGAAGAGAAAGGAGAGTGATAGAGATGAAAGGATATTACAATCAGGAAGATTCAGGAACAGGATTAGAAGTTCCAACCGGAAGGCTAAGTATAGAAGTAAAGAATTTATCAGAATTTCGAGACTTGATAAATCAGGCTTATAAAGAAGCCGAACAACTGAGAATGACAATTGATCGGCTTCATAATTTTGAACTGAATATAGATTTTGGTGTGAAAGAGCCTATTTCACAGGATTCATAGATGCGGCATCTTCAGTAATAAGCATCATCCCAATAAAGTATACAATTGCTTGAATAAATGATTTCATATCAGAAACATCGCGAGCTTCTTGTTTTCGAATGTAGTGGGCTTCATCATTCCCGATCCATGCAGAACGTTCAGCTAAAGTTTTTATATTATCGGCAGAAATGTAGTTTTTAATGCATTGTACCAATGGTTTAGATTTAATTGATTCAGCTTCATCTGGATACTCATGGATAGCATAATCCTTGATAAGGAATTCCAGAGCTTTTCGATATCCAAGACCTGCAATTTCATCGAGACCAGAAGATTCGGCGGCAAGAGCTTGATTATATATTTTATCAAATTGAGGTGACAGCTCAGATATCTTATTATCGAAATCCTGTTTGACAAAACGATTTGGTTCAGAACCAATATAGTTAATTTCGCATGAGTTGCCACTTCCATCAGCAGATACTTCATAAGTACTTATAAATGGAGCATGGCATCCAGTGCAGTAATTCAAAACACATGCGTGTTGGACACAATATCCGACATCATAAGCAAAAGCATATAAAGGGAATGGTGAGATATTTGCTTTGCAAACGGGACAAACATTTGTAGGCTTATATGCTAAAGAAGAGATGTATTCGGACGAAAATTTATTACTTTCAATTTTAATATTGGACATATTAATCATTCCTTTCATAATTTGATAGGAAAATTATATCAAAGAAAATATTTAGAGACAAGTGTGGAGGTAACAGCATGAAATTAACTTACAAAGAATTGGCTTTATTAAACAGAATGATAAGCGTTGCATTAATGAGCGGTAAAGTTGAGTTCGATGAAGTTTCGGAATCAGTTCACAAGAAAGTTACTAATGAAATTGTAAGAAGGAATGAAAAGCAGTTCATTACTTCGGAGTAAGCATTGAGTATTTCTTAGAGTAGGAGGTGATAAGCGTGAGCGAAATCATACAAGCACCGGCAATCGCAAAAATAGTAGGGTGCGACAAAAATAAAGTTCGTTACAATATGAAAAATGGTTTTTGGGAATTTGGTCGAGTTATTAAAACCAGACCGAAGAAGCACAGATACGAAGCTACAATAACCGAAGTGGCAAGATATATCGAGATTAGCAGAGAAGAGGCAATTCGTAGGCTTGAAGGGAGGTGAGAAAGAACTGTGACATACAAAGAATACCAGCGTTACAAACGCAATAAAAACAGGGCGAAGAAAAGGAGAAAGAAGCATGAACGTAGATAGAGCAGTAAGACGTTTATTTG comes from Coprococcus phoceensis and encodes:
- a CDS encoding helix-turn-helix domain-containing protein; the protein is MYEKFETLLKQNNVTPYRVHKETGISTATLSDWKNGKSEPKKDKIEKICDYFEVPLSYFYGNDGIEEKPVLTKRDTKEITEMLNDMESLLQQDGLMFDGDPATPEAIDSILSAMKIGMEMAKQKNKEKYTPKKYKKD
- a CDS encoding DUF4145 domain-containing protein, which gives rise to MKGMINMSNIKIESNKFSSEYISSLAYKPTNVCPVCKANISPFPLYAFAYDVGYCVQHACVLNYCTGCHAPFISTYEVSADGSGNSCEINYIGSEPNRFVKQDFDNKISELSPQFDKIYNQALAAESSGLDEIAGLGYRKALEFLIKDYAIHEYPDEAESIKSKPLVQCIKNYISADNIKTLAERSAWIGNDEAHYIRKQEARDVSDMKSFIQAIVYFIGMMLITEDAASMNPVK
- a CDS encoding DUF4231 domain-containing protein — protein: MNINEYIVKRVDDQINWYDKKSQEAQKWYKLLQIIEIILASLIPLLSGYTSSCKKLSIIIGLFGAIIAIIESVSKLYKFHENWIQYRSTCEMLRYQKHLYITGSAPYNKEDETIENIFIRNIENIISSENNQWKNINTMKEESNDTPPTN
- a CDS encoding helix-turn-helix domain-containing protein; the protein is MYKKFDELLSKTNKTIYRVAKDTGIATATLYDWRDGITTPKLDKLKILADYFGVSIKYFIEQNTGLDVQ
- a CDS encoding ImmA/IrrE family metallo-endopeptidase, with amino-acid sequence MDIKKRVNQIVRKYGTRNPLEIVEKMDMILVRYPLEGVRGFYHYFQRNHIIYVDDRLPDHMVLFVIAHELGHVFLHKKSNAIFMDTRTHFVKNKYENEANLFAMNLLISDEDIEEHLEYTTSQLSRLFGYEKSLIELRLKNFN